A genomic stretch from Primulina huaijiensis isolate GDHJ02 chromosome 14, ASM1229523v2, whole genome shotgun sequence includes:
- the LOC140957369 gene encoding RING-H2 finger protein ATL52-like → MGSVGNSNPWAPFDNYRDCAQGICSRFCLQFCYTIFPPPPSDDSTPFSPLIIAIIGVLASAFILVSYYTIVTRYCRRNDNMARVENQENRNEAGQEQWQVASAGLDESLIKTITVCKYQKGDGLIEGTECAVCLSEFQEMESLRLLPKCSHAFHLPCIDTWLKSHSSCPLCRASVYSSLPHPTTPTQMSDATQVSSALNMSSYEIQPPNDLILVVDNQEERVYVSFASDDYISPKRPIQENLSSDINGSDQERARQIQRSVSFGTFSSQRHYLISDVLKIEGGDEDLHVKRNESRRAIGSSKGRSHEVGMRSVSSSNRFVLTVQDKGKNSMLPSD, encoded by the coding sequence ATGGGTTCGGTTGGGAATTCGAATCCTTGGGCACCTTTCGACAACTACAGAGACTGTGCACAGGGGATTTGCAGCAGATTCTGCCTACAATTTTGCTACACGATCTTCCCTCCGCCACCATCTGATGATTCTACTCCTTTCTCCCCTTTAATCATAGCCATAATCGGCGTTCTCGCCAGCGCCTTTATCTTAGTAAGTTACTACACAATTGTGACAAGATACTGCAGGAGAAATGATAACATGGCAAGAGTAGAGAATCAAGAAAATCGAAACGAAGCAGGTCAGGAACAGTGGCAAGTTGCCTCGGCTGGATTGGATGAATCACTCATCAAGACTATTACAGTTTGTAAGTATCAAAAAGGTGATGGCCTGATTGAAGGGACCGAGTGTGCTGTTTGCCTTAGTGAATTTCAAGAAATGGAATCTTTGAGGCTTCTGCCTAAGTGCAGCCACGCCTTTCACTTGCCTTGTATTGACACATGGCTTAAATCTCACTCAAGTTGCCCCTTGTGTCGTGCCAGTGTCTATTCGTCTTTGCCACATCCGACAACGCCTACGCAGATGTCGGATGCTACTCAAGTTTCATCGGCTTTAAACATGAGTTCTTATGAGATTCAGCCACCCAATGACCTGATCCTAGTGGTTGATAATCAAGAAGAAAGGGTTTATGTTAGTTTTGCGAGCGACGATTATATATCTCCAAAGAGGccaattcaagaaaacttgaGTTCAGATATTAATGGAAGTGATCAAGAAAGAGCGAGGCAGATTCAGAGATCAGTTTCTTTCGGGACGTTTTCGAGTCAACGACATTATCTGATCTCCGATGTACTGAAAATTGAAGGAGGTGATGAAGATTTACATGTGAAGAGAAATGAATCTCGGAGGGCGATTGGCTCCTCAAAGGGGAGAAGTCATGAAGTTGGAATGAGGTCTGTTTCCAGTAGTAATAGATTTGTGTTGACAGTTCAAGACAAAGGCAAGAATTCTATGCTCCCTAGCGATTGA